Genomic segment of Sodaliphilus pleomorphus:
TGTGACCAACATCGACGATTATCTCGACATCACGGCCCAGAAGGGCTTCTTCGGGCAGCTTGAGGATGGCAGCTTGAGCGCCGATGAGTTTTGCAGGCGCCTGAGTGAGTTGACCCATCGCAAGCTCACCCTTGAGCAGTGTGCCCACGCTTGGCGGGGCTTCATTGTCGACATCCCCAAGCGCGGCCTTGTGGGCTTGCGCCAGTTGCGTGCCCAGGGCTACCACCTGTCGTTGCTTTCCAACACCAACCCCTTTGTGGGCAGCCTCATGCACGATGCCAATTTCGACGGCGAGCAACACCCGCTCACGAGCTACTTCGATGCCGCCTACTTGAGCTATGAGCAGCACCTCATGAAGCCCGACCTGCGTTTTTTCAAGCGCGTTCTCGACGAGCAGCATTATGCCCCTGCCCAGACGCTCCTGGTCGATGACTCACCAGTAAATTGTGCTGCAGCTCAGCAGCTTGGCATCAACACCTACCAGCCTGCCAATGGCGAGAACTGGCCCGCCCTCATTGCCCGGCATCTTTAAAAATCGAGTTTTTGTTTTTTTGTCTTGAAAAATTTCGGTTAATTCAAATAAAAGCACTACATTTGCCATAGTTTACTATTAATAATAATTATAATCATTTTTAATTCTACTACAATGGCATACGTAATTGATGATAACTGTGTAGCATGTGGAACTTGCCAGTCGGTGTGCCCGACAGGCGCTATCAGCGAAGGCGATAAGTACTCGATCGATCCCGATACTTGCATCAGCTGCGGCTCTTGCGCCGAGGCTTGCCCCAACGAGGCTATCCACGAGGGCTGATCACTGGCTTTCCATTTCAAGAAGACTACAACAAAATTAAAAAAAACCGAGTCGTGTCATTTTCTTAATGGCACGACTCTGTTTATTTATGGATGTGTACAGCAGAGAGGGGTAATAGGGGAGGACACGATGGTCTTTTCCTTCTATTTTCAGGCTCAACTGGCAGCAAGGATGATGTTGATGAGAGCTGTGACATCGCTCACGTTGACTATGCCGTTGCCATCCACGTCGCCCACACTGGTGTCGACCTGTGCTGTGCCCAGGATGCCGTTGATGAGTGTGGTCACATCGGTCACATTCACGGTGCCGTCGCCGTTGATGTCGCCCTTGAGGCTATCGCTGTAGCTCCACACGACGTTCACCTTGGGTCCCAGGTCCTTGACCTTGCCAAGGGTGAGGATGCCGGCTGCGTTGGTTGTGGTCTCTACCGTGGCCAGTTGCAGGGTGGCCGTCCATGTTGCCTTTTCGGCAGGAAACCACTCGGCCTGCAGGTCTTCGGTGGCGCCAGCCTCCATGAAATTCTTGGCCGAGTAGTAGTTGCCGGGCTTGTCTGGCGACACGCAGTTGCCGAAGCAGCATATTTGTACATGGCCGTTGGGCATGTTGTTGACGTCGAGCAGGACCACGCCGGCCGCCTTGCTGCCCGTGGTGTTTTTTACATAGAGCCCGGTGCTGATGTATCTCCCGAGAAACTCGTCGTCAACCAGTTTGTTGCAGGTCACGGTGGCGCCGTCGGCAATCGTGTTGCCGCTCGCGTCGACAAAGGCAAATGTGCCATCGGCCGCGGCGCTGCCGCTTGCAGCCCACAAGGCCGCGATGGCTATTGCAAGAATTGATCTCTTCATTGTGCGTAATAGTGTGTGTGTTGTGTTTTTTTAGAAATGCGATTTTATCACTTGGACCACACCGTCGTTGTTGTACACAAATGCCACTATCCACAGGTGCTTGGGGTCCCAGGCCTTGTCGACGGTGTAGTGCGCGGTTGCTGTGCTTTCCACGCCCTCGTCGATGGTCACGTCCTGCCCCCAATCGCCGTTTACGGCGGCCCGCAGCACGTGCTTGTGCACATAGTCGGGCTTGGGCTTGCCGTCGGGCATGACCTGCATAGCGGTGATGCTGTCTTCAATCACCCATAGCTGCAGTTTGCCTCGGGTAGTGCCGTTGGTGCCCAGCATGTTCACCTTGATGCTGGCCTCGTGTGTTGTGTCGTTGTAGCTCACGGTAGCCTCCATCTCGATGGTCGACTTCAGCGACAGTGCCTGTCGCACCAGCGCCGGCCAGGCCGGATAGTCCTGCAGGCCGCCTACACGGTTTACAAGCCCTATGGGCTGGTGGTCGCAGTTCCAGTGGTTGTAGTAGGTGTCGCCCAGGCTGGTGGCCAGGCCAGTGAACTTGGCACTGCCCTTGAAGCCCAGGGGCCCCGAGTGGATGCTCACGGCAATGATGGCATCGTGCCCGTATTGTGCGATGAGTGAGTCGATTTGTGCGCTGGCATTGGGGCAGTTGAGGCAGCGCTGACCCGTGAAGTCCTCGATGAGCACGTTGCGGTTCACGTCGGCGGGCTTCACATAGATGTAGCGCTCGTCGTCGTTGCTGCAGCTCGTTGTTACAGCCAGTTGCACGATTGCCAGTAGGAGAATATAGATTGTCTTTTTCATCAGAAGTTGTAGTTATAGGAGATTACTACGCCCTTGGTCTCGGGCACATAGCGGCACACGCCGCCCGAGCAGTTGTAGCCGGCCTTGGTGCGCGCCCAGCCCGCTTGCAGGCGGTGGGCTCCCACGTTGTAGGTTACATAGGCGCCGGGGTAGTGCTCGCCAGTTTTGCCACTGTTGTACTCGTCGCTCACGGTGAGCATCCAGTGCGGGGCCAGCGAGAGCTCGGCCAGTGCAAAGAGCCAGTCGCCGTCGTCGTCCTTGGTGGCCAGGTACTGCAGCTCGGTGCGCAGGGTAGTCTTGGCGCCAAGGTTGAAGAGTGCGTCGGCAATCATGATGTCGCTGTGTATCATGCCGCCTTCGCCCTCTACGATGGTCTTGTTGTAGAACTGGTTCATGTAGGTCACACTCAGCTTGAAGCTGCGGCTGAATCGGCGCTCAATCTGGGCATTGATGTCTTGATAATAGGTGCTGTTGCCCCAGCCCCAGAACTTAGAGGTGTAGCCGTCGGTCCCAGGAGCCCCGGGGGCGATGTCTGGCAGTCCGCCTGCTGCCGTGGGGGTGGTCTTGAGCGAGTGCACGTGCGAGAAGTTTACCTTCACGTTCATGCCATAGCGGCCGCCCAGGGTGGTGCGGCGCTTGAAGTTGTAGCCAAATTGGGCTTGGTAGGCCCACTCTCCCATGGGGTGGGTGGCATAGGGGTAGAGCGCTGCCAGGGTATAGGTGTGGTCCTCGGTGAATGCTGGCAGGTGGTTGAGCATCGACGAGGTGCCGCTCATCGACCGCCGACTGCGAAACGAGAAATTGTCGCTGCGCTTGGCTTGCAGCAGCAGCGACAGCCCCCGCTTGGAATAGGAGGCCGAGAGCATGGCCACATAGCCCTTGCCGTAGGTGTAGCCGTTGTCGAAGCTCGGGTCCTGCCCCTTGCGGGCATACTCGAGCAACACGCTGTAGGGGCCGTGCTGCACCTGGGCGCGCACGTCGCAGGCGTTG
This window contains:
- a CDS encoding HAD family hydrolase — protein: MMSNKTKIKNIIFDFGGVLSVLDINISRQRFIELGVTNIDDYLDITAQKGFFGQLEDGSLSADEFCRRLSELTHRKLTLEQCAHAWRGFIVDIPKRGLVGLRQLRAQGYHLSLLSNTNPFVGSLMHDANFDGEQHPLTSYFDAAYLSYEQHLMKPDLRFFKRVLDEQHYAPAQTLLVDDSPVNCAAAQQLGINTYQPANGENWPALIARHL
- a CDS encoding DUF362 domain-containing protein yields the protein MAYVIDDNCVACGTCQSVCPTGAISEGDKYSIDPDTCISCGSCAEACPNEAIHEG
- a CDS encoding dockerin type I repeat-containing protein, translated to MKRSILAIAIAALWAASGSAAADGTFAFVDASGNTIADGATVTCNKLVDDEFLGRYISTGLYVKNTTGSKAAGVVLLDVNNMPNGHVQICCFGNCVSPDKPGNYYSAKNFMEAGATEDLQAEWFPAEKATWTATLQLATVETTTNAAGILTLGKVKDLGPKVNVVWSYSDSLKGDINGDGTVNVTDVTTLINGILGTAQVDTSVGDVDGNGIVNVSDVTALINIILAAS
- a CDS encoding Omp28 family outer membrane lipoprotein, with product MKKTIYILLLAIVQLAVTTSCSNDDERYIYVKPADVNRNVLIEDFTGQRCLNCPNASAQIDSLIAQYGHDAIIAVSIHSGPLGFKGSAKFTGLATSLGDTYYNHWNCDHQPIGLVNRVGGLQDYPAWPALVRQALSLKSTIEMEATVSYNDTTHEASIKVNMLGTNGTTRGKLQLWVIEDSITAMQVMPDGKPKPDYVHKHVLRAAVNGDWGQDVTIDEGVESTATAHYTVDKAWDPKHLWIVAFVYNNDGVVQVIKSHF
- a CDS encoding DUF6029 family protein, with protein sequence MLPAALPAQEAGESGDEKKVTVSGSVQSDVQIPTGHTDADKSNDDVRTNTYAEVNAMSKWVDAGVRFAYLEHPLPGYEADFKGWGVPFYYVKGKFNVAEVTLGTFYDQFGSGFIFRTYEERSLGIDNSILGARVALNPVKGVHIKALTGRQRRYWHHNKAWITGADMELNLDQWIKPLASSNTYVTLGASWVNKREKDSTDVIYADNTHILNLPTYVNACDVRAQVQHGPYSVLLEYARKGQDPSFDNGYTYGKGYVAMLSASYSKRGLSLLLQAKRSDNFSFRSRRSMSGTSSMLNHLPAFTEDHTYTLAALYPYATHPMGEWAYQAQFGYNFKRRTTLGGRYGMNVKVNFSHVHSLKTTPTAAGGLPDIAPGAPGTDGYTSKFWGWGNSTYYQDINAQIERRFSRSFKLSVTYMNQFYNKTIVEGEGGMIHSDIMIADALFNLGAKTTLRTELQYLATKDDDGDWLFALAELSLAPHWMLTVSDEYNSGKTGEHYPGAYVTYNVGAHRLQAGWARTKAGYNCSGGVCRYVPETKGVVISYNYNF